A genome region from Candidatus Saganbacteria bacterium includes the following:
- the purF gene encoding amidophosphoribosyltransferase, translated as MNPQPGLQPAKDKLQEECGVFGIYSSEKKDVAKYIYYGLYALQHRGQESAGIVTTDGISFKSFVGMGLVPVVFSKEEIFRELKGRIGLGHTRYSTTGSSVICNAQPIIANTPFGTIALAHNGNLTNTKELQKKLRKKGYGFKGNSDSEVICAMLSFSKKKDLCSALVSVLKKLKGAFSIGIMTNDRLIAVRDPHGIRPLCIGHFDNCYIVSSETCGLDILGAKLVKEIKPGEMAVINKKGIKSMIWSKKQPSLCVFEFIYFARPDSVMNGRNLYHARVDMGRYLAKEHPVEADYVIPVPDSGNPAAIGFASKSKIPFSDVLVKNRYVGRTFIQPTQDIRELGVKLKLNPIKEVIRGKNIVLIDDSIVRGTTSRQIVRILKEAGAKKVHVRVASPPIIGTCSFGIDTATKKELIASSQTVEKIRKYLGADSLGYLSMDGLIKAIALPKDSLCLGCLNLDYPN; from the coding sequence GTGAACCCCCAACCAGGTCTCCAGCCGGCCAAGGACAAACTACAGGAAGAGTGCGGCGTTTTCGGGATATATTCATCTGAAAAAAAAGATGTCGCAAAATATATTTACTACGGCCTCTATGCGCTGCAGCACCGCGGCCAGGAGAGTGCCGGTATAGTGACGACGGACGGAATTTCATTCAAGTCATTCGTCGGGATGGGGCTCGTGCCGGTCGTCTTTTCAAAAGAAGAGATATTCAGGGAGTTAAAGGGCAGGATAGGACTTGGACATACAAGATACTCGACCACGGGCTCAAGCGTTATATGTAATGCCCAGCCCATAATCGCTAATACTCCTTTCGGCACTATCGCCCTTGCGCATAACGGGAACCTGACCAATACAAAAGAACTTCAGAAAAAACTGCGCAAAAAAGGATACGGTTTCAAGGGCAACAGCGATTCCGAGGTGATCTGCGCCATGCTGAGTTTTTCAAAGAAGAAGGACCTGTGCTCTGCGCTGGTCTCCGTCCTCAAAAAACTAAAAGGCGCTTTTTCCATCGGAATAATGACGAACGACAGGCTGATCGCGGTAAGGGACCCTCACGGCATCAGGCCTCTTTGCATCGGACATTTTGATAATTGTTATATAGTCTCGTCCGAGACGTGCGGGCTGGACATACTCGGAGCAAAACTTGTAAAGGAGATCAAGCCTGGCGAGATGGCGGTGATCAATAAAAAAGGCATCAAGTCTATGATCTGGAGCAAAAAACAGCCGTCTTTATGCGTTTTTGAGTTCATCTATTTCGCGCGGCCGGATTCGGTCATGAACGGCCGGAACCTGTATCACGCCCGCGTCGACATGGGCCGCTACCTGGCAAAGGAGCATCCGGTAGAAGCGGATTACGTCATTCCCGTGCCTGATTCCGGGAACCCGGCCGCCATAGGTTTCGCATCCAAATCAAAGATACCGTTCAGCGACGTGCTTGTGAAGAACAGGTACGTCGGCAGGACATTCATCCAGCCGACCCAGGACATCAGGGAGCTCGGAGTGAAGTTGAAACTAAATCCGATAAAAGAGGTCATCCGCGGCAAAAACATAGTCCTGATAGACGATTCGATCGTGAGAGGGACCACGAGCAGGCAGATCGTCAGGATACTTAAGGAAGCGGGGGCCAAAAAAGTGCATGTAAGGGTGGCAAGCCCGCCGATAATAGGCACCTGCAGTTTCGGTATAGACACTGCCACAAAGAAGGAACTTATAGCTTCAAGCCAGACGGTGGAAAAGATCAGAAAGTACCTCGGAGCCGATTCGCTCGGGTATCTGAGCATGGACGGCCTGATAAA